In Tachysurus vachellii isolate PV-2020 chromosome 1, HZAU_Pvac_v1, whole genome shotgun sequence, a genomic segment contains:
- the insl3 gene encoding insulin-like 3 (Leydig cell) produces the protein MNVKWIIAVTLLLIADKDGVLGKDVRVKLCGREFIRMVVTLCGSSRLRRYAPEINPVSISPYAFQYNSDLFSNLTQIKSTSEDQTISKSPEKVLNSSVSSFLKIMESTEHSSSRLQRDVGPAGVCCRSGCTKTELVQYC, from the exons ATGAATGTTAAGTGGATCATCGCTGTCACACTTCTGTTAATTGCAGACAAAGATGGCGTTTTGGGAAAAGACGTACGAGTGAAACTTTGTGGCCGTGAGTTTATCAGGATGGTTGTGACATTGTGTGGAAGTTCACGACTGAGACGCTATGCTCCTGAGATTAACCCTGTGTCCATCAGTCCTTACG CATTTCAATACAACAGTGATCTGTTTTCCAATCTGACACAAATAAAGAGCACCAGTGAAGATCAGACAATCAGCAAATCACCAGAAAAAGTGTTAAACTCTTCAGTATCATCTTTTCTCAAAATCATGGAGTCTACAGAACATTCAAGCTCCAGGCTGCAGCGTGACGTCGGTCCTGCAGGAGTGTGCTGCAGATCCGGATGCACCAAGACTGAGCTGGTTCAGTACTGCTGA
- the angptl4 gene encoding angiopoietin-related protein 4, with translation MKMKLSELLCITVLVSSGSGSPYERRSPAVKEKRVQYAAWDDVNVLAHGLLQLGQSLKEHVDKTKGQIRDISVKLRVFNGSVDELTALTRRLHVESEALKERAGSLEEKHNRILNMSDLLLRDRQSVQDRIGDLEGKVDIIMQTHGHALNNNNQSDARAIQSLLETQNRRIDELVERIKQQQEKLDKQNIRIRALQNQIQMRKEKLHPSTRRTEQQDTPTATAANCHDLFLRGETTSGVYMLQPRDSSPIHVYCQMTSDAGWTIIQRRHDGSVDFDQLWNEYQNGFGNLDGEFWLGLEKMYRVTKDEDFILKIQMTDWRNELQSVQYRIRLNGEHSNYSLQILESSDGNLESSLSTESSSLPFSTRDRDNDRKHDFNCAKHLSGGWWFSNCGRSNLNGRYFITPPKQRHQRKQGMFWKTWHGRYYSLKSTVMMILPVR, from the exons ATGAAGATGAAGCTGTCGGAGCTGTTGTGCATCACAGTACTTGTGAGTTCCGGTTCTGGTTCTCCGTACGAACGAAGATCTCCAGCGGTAAAAGAAAAGCGCGTGCAATATGCAGCTTGGGATGACGTCAACGTGCTCGCGCACGGCCTGCTGCAGCTCGGACAGAGTCTGAAAGAGCACGTGGACAAAACGAAGGGACAGATTAGGGACATTTCTGTCAAACTGCGTGTGTTTAACGGCAGCGTAGATGAGCTCACGGCACTGACACGTCGCCTGCACGTAGAAAGTGAAGCTCTGAAGGAGCGAGCGGGGAGTTTAGAGGAGAAACACAACCGGATTCTCAACATGTCCGACCTGCTGCTcagggacagacagagtgtCCAGGACAGGATCGGGGACCTGGAGGGAAAAGTGGACATCATCATGCAAACACACGGACACGCgctcaacaacaacaatcagagCGACGCGCGCGCCATTCAG TCGTTATTGGAGACACAGAATCGGCGAATTGATGAACTTGTGGAAAGAATTAAACAGCAGCAGGAAAAACTGGACAAACAGAACATTCGTATTCGAGCATTGCAGAATCAA ATCCAGATGAGGAAGGAGAAACTGCACCCGAGCACCAGAAGGACTGAACAACAGGACACACCAACTG CAACAGCAGCAAACTGTCATGATCTGTTCCTGCGTGGAGAGACGACGAGTGGAGTTTACATGCTGCAGCCTCGGGACTCATCACCAATCCACGTCTACTGCCAAATGACTTCTG acgCTGGCTGGACCATTATACAGAGACGCCATGATGGATCTGTAGATTTTGATCAACTGTGGAATGAATATCAAAATGGATTTGGAAACCTTGATG GAGAGTTTTGGCTCGGTCTTGAGAAAATGTACCGTGTGACCAAAGATGAAGATTTTATCCTGAAGATTCAAATGACTGACTGGAGAAATGAGCTTCAAAGCGTGCAGTACCGTATCCGTCTCAACGGCGAGCACAGTAATTATTCGCTCCAGATTCTGGAAAGTTCTGATGGGAATCTGGAAAGTTCTTTAAGCACTGAATCATCTAGTTTGCCCTTTTCAACCCGCGACCGAGACAATGACCGGAAACACGACTTTAACTGTGCCAAACACCTTTCTG GTGGCTGGTGGTTCAGTAACTGTGGTCGCTCCAACCTCAATGGCAGGTATTTCATCACACCCCCCAAACAGAGGCATCAGAGGAAACAGGGAATGTTCTGGAAGACCTGGCATGGTCGATATTATTCTCTGAAGTCCACAGTGATGATGATTTTACCTGTTCGCTAA
- the si:rp71-39b20.4 gene encoding potassium voltage-gated channel subfamily V member 2 isoform X1, with the protein MMNHSRRHFKQLIKRRSSLFASIKLNASFSEIGEEEDSAFPFSQDSSVKPWTSMDRLDSPAIKVEDLKNTSKENKSNDTKPLYRHSGMISLNVGGKLFHISTHLAMKFPKSRIGALAVCSDPVKRLTLCDDYCVTNNEFFFDRDPTFFHYIFHLYYSNMLWVMESVCPIHFEEELEFWGLNLNDTPRCCRILYEEKVDEIRDQLKVNKELMAEIEPIHNDEGFKTMFLGDFRKTLWDLMENPYSSVGAKFFAVLSTTFVLISIVAMTLNTVSELTLYKIYGKTYMEFVEIMSILFFTFEYFLRLLTTCDVKNFLKSALNFVDLVAVMPYFIQLVFEVFSDQEDLSVQDDIKTMSRVSKVSKVLKIVKLMRIFRILKLARHSTGMRAFGFTLRQCFEQVCVLFLFIILGIFVFSSLMYSVEQDVTGTPFSSIPDTWWWAAVSISTVGYGDVIPVSFSGCVVAFGCISFGIILNGMPISILFNKFSDYYAKLKAQEYTNTKVQRSLHLRKRLQQKLDNCFNLQESQTDNEFQDQR; encoded by the exons ATGATGAACCACTCGAGGCGTCATTTCAAACAGCTGATAAAGAGGCGATCAAGTCTTTTTGCTAGCATTAAACTCAATGCCAGCTTCTCAGAAATCGGGGAAGAAGAGGACAGTGCTTTTCCTTTTTCACAAGACAGTTCTGTTAAACCATGGACATCGATGGACAGACTTGACAGTCCAGCAATTAAAGtagaagatttaaaaaatacaagtaaagaaaataaaagtaacgATACAAAGCCACTGTACAGACATTCAGGTATGATAAGTCTTAATGTAGGTGGAAAATTGTTCCATATTTCAACACATCTGGCCATGAAATTTCCAAAATCACGAATTGGGGCTTTAGCTGTGTGTTCAGATCCTGTGAAGCGTCTGACACTCTGTGATGATTACTGTGTGACCAATAATGAATTTTTCTTTGACCGAGACCCAACGTTCTTCCACTACATCTTCCATCTTTACTACAGTAACATGCTGTGGGTGATGGAGAGTGTGTGTCCTATTCACTTTGAGGAAGAACTTGAGTTTTGGGGTTTAAACCTGAATGACACACCTCGCTGCTGTCGAATCCTGTACGAGGAAAAAGTGGATGAAATTCGAGACCAGCTGAAGGTGAATAAAGAACTGATGGCTGAAATCGAGCCAATTCACAATGATGAGGGTTTCAAAACAATGTTTCTGGGCGATTTCCGTAAGACTCTTTGGGATTTAATGGAAAATCCATACTCGTCTGTTGGGGCAAAGTTCTTCGCTGTGTTGTCCACCACTTTTGTGCTTATCTCAATCGTGGCCATGACTCTAAACACTGTGAGTGAACTGACACTGTATAAAATTTATGGAAAAACATACATGGAGTTTGTTGAGATCATGTCAAttctctttttcacttttgAGTATTTCCTTCGGCTCCTGACCACCTGCGATGTGAagaatttcctgaaaagtgCCCTGAACTTTGTTGACTTGGTAGCTGTGATGCCATATTTTATTCAGCTGGTGTTTGAGGTGTTTTCTGATCAGGAAGATCTGAGTGTTCAGGATGACATCAAAACAATGTCACGAGTAAGCAAAGTCAGCAAAGTCCTAAAAATTGTCAAATTGATGAGAATTTTTCGTATTCTAAAATTAGCAAGGCACTCAACAGGAATGCGAGCATTTGGTTTCACTCTGCGTCAGTGTTTCGAGCAGGTTTgcgtcttatttttatttattattttaggaatttttgttttttcatctcTAATgtactctgtggaacaggacgTGACGGGAACTCCGTTCAGCAGCATTCCAGATACGTGGTGGTGGGCAGCC GTGAGCATCTCCACTGTGGGCTACGGCGATGTGATTCCAGTTTCATTCTCTGGTTGTGTTGTGGCATTTGGCTGCATTTCATTCGGGATTATTTTAAACGGAATGCcaatttctattctatttaatAAATTTTCAGATTACTACGCCAAACTCAAAGCACAGGAATATACCAACACTAAAGTCCAGCGCAGTCTGCACCTTAGAAAACGCTTACAACAAAAGTTAGATAATTGTTTTAATCTACAAGAAAGTCAAACCGACAATGAATTTCAGGACCAGAGATGA
- the si:rp71-39b20.4 gene encoding potassium voltage-gated channel subfamily V member 2 isoform X2 — protein MMNHSRRHFKQLIKRRSSLFASIKLNASFSEIGEEEDSAFPFSQDSSVKPWTSMDRLDSPAIKVEDLKNTSKENKSNDTKPLYRHSGMISLNVGGKLFHISTHLAMKFPKSRIGALAVCSDPVKRLTLCDDYCVTNNEFFFDRDPTFFHYIFHLYYSNMLWVMESVCPIHFEEELEFWGLNLNDTPRCCRILYEEKVDEIRDQLKDVTGTPFSSIPDTWWWAAVSISTVGYGDVIPVSFSGCVVAFGCISFGIILNGMPISILFNKFSDYYAKLKAQEYTNTKVQRSLHLRKRLQQKLDNCFNLQESQTDNEFQDQR, from the exons ATGATGAACCACTCGAGGCGTCATTTCAAACAGCTGATAAAGAGGCGATCAAGTCTTTTTGCTAGCATTAAACTCAATGCCAGCTTCTCAGAAATCGGGGAAGAAGAGGACAGTGCTTTTCCTTTTTCACAAGACAGTTCTGTTAAACCATGGACATCGATGGACAGACTTGACAGTCCAGCAATTAAAGtagaagatttaaaaaatacaagtaaagaaaataaaagtaacgATACAAAGCCACTGTACAGACATTCAGGTATGATAAGTCTTAATGTAGGTGGAAAATTGTTCCATATTTCAACACATCTGGCCATGAAATTTCCAAAATCACGAATTGGGGCTTTAGCTGTGTGTTCAGATCCTGTGAAGCGTCTGACACTCTGTGATGATTACTGTGTGACCAATAATGAATTTTTCTTTGACCGAGACCCAACGTTCTTCCACTACATCTTCCATCTTTACTACAGTAACATGCTGTGGGTGATGGAGAGTGTGTGTCCTATTCACTTTGAGGAAGAACTTGAGTTTTGGGGTTTAAACCTGAATGACACACCTCGCTGCTGTCGAATCCTGTACGAGGAAAAAGTGGATGAAATTCGAGACCAGCTGAAG gacgTGACGGGAACTCCGTTCAGCAGCATTCCAGATACGTGGTGGTGGGCAGCC GTGAGCATCTCCACTGTGGGCTACGGCGATGTGATTCCAGTTTCATTCTCTGGTTGTGTTGTGGCATTTGGCTGCATTTCATTCGGGATTATTTTAAACGGAATGCcaatttctattctatttaatAAATTTTCAGATTACTACGCCAAACTCAAAGCACAGGAATATACCAACACTAAAGTCCAGCGCAGTCTGCACCTTAGAAAACGCTTACAACAAAAGTTAGATAATTGTTTTAATCTACAAGAAAGTCAAACCGACAATGAATTTCAGGACCAGAGATGA